One window of the Methylovirgula sp. HY1 genome contains the following:
- a CDS encoding IS66 family transposase, which translates to MSASALPIPDDIESLRLLVAAQRAELDAERVARAQAEAALVGRDLLIEKLKAQIAKLKRIHFGQSSEKLKTEIEQLELALEELETAEAEQPVRPEPAERLRPVPVRSLPAHLPREEVLHLPASGDCVCPSCGGKLHRLGEDSDEVLDIEPITYKVVRHVRPKFSCRACEKIVQAPAPAKAIARGKASFRTIAHVIVSKFDHHLPLYRQAEIMAEQGIDIDRSTLAGWAGQGAALLDPIVVRIKETVLASTKLHTDDTPVPMLDPGNGKTKTARLWVHAIDDRAHAGPGKPAVWFAFTTDRKAEHPQTMLKTFKGHLQADAYAGYDALYRSNRVFEVGCWGHARRKIWDVHQTKATAATTELLERIGGLYAVEEQVRGQPPDVRCNARQSQSKPQLEELRRRMEAIRLQLSAKSSLAVAITYALKRWVALTRYIDDGRLEIDNLIAERAIRGVAIGRRNWLFAGSKAGGERAAAIYSIIETCKLNGIEPLPYITDVMQKIASDWPNSRIDELMPWTWSKPQPKGA; encoded by the coding sequence ATGTCGGCGAGCGCCCTTCCCATTCCTGATGACATCGAGTCCTTGCGCCTTCTTGTGGCTGCGCAACGCGCGGAACTCGACGCGGAGCGCGTTGCTCGCGCACAGGCCGAAGCCGCTCTTGTTGGCCGCGATCTCCTGATTGAAAAACTCAAAGCGCAGATCGCCAAACTGAAGCGGATCCACTTTGGGCAATCGTCGGAAAAGCTCAAGACCGAGATCGAACAGCTCGAACTAGCGCTTGAGGAACTGGAGACGGCGGAGGCCGAACAGCCAGTACGACCAGAACCCGCAGAGCGTTTGCGACCTGTGCCTGTGCGTTCGCTTCCGGCTCATCTGCCGCGCGAGGAGGTGCTTCATCTGCCCGCAAGCGGCGATTGCGTCTGCCCGTCATGCGGCGGAAAATTGCACCGTCTCGGCGAAGATTCCGATGAAGTGCTCGATATCGAACCGATCACTTACAAAGTGGTGCGGCATGTCCGACCTAAGTTCTCATGCCGTGCCTGCGAAAAAATCGTGCAGGCTCCCGCCCCAGCAAAAGCGATCGCGCGGGGCAAGGCGAGCTTTCGGACGATCGCTCATGTCATCGTCTCCAAGTTCGATCACCATCTCCCGCTTTATCGGCAAGCTGAGATCATGGCGGAGCAAGGGATCGATATCGACCGCTCGACGCTGGCCGGCTGGGCCGGTCAGGGCGCGGCGTTGCTTGACCCTATCGTGGTACGCATCAAAGAGACTGTGCTCGCCTCTACGAAGCTTCACACCGATGACACGCCAGTGCCGATGCTTGATCCTGGCAATGGCAAAACCAAGACCGCCAGGTTATGGGTTCATGCCATCGACGATCGGGCTCATGCTGGTCCCGGGAAGCCTGCCGTCTGGTTTGCCTTCACGACCGATCGCAAAGCCGAACATCCACAGACGATGTTGAAGACATTCAAGGGTCATCTTCAAGCCGATGCTTATGCAGGCTATGACGCGCTCTACCGAAGCAATCGCGTCTTTGAAGTCGGATGTTGGGGGCATGCGCGCCGCAAGATCTGGGATGTCCATCAAACCAAGGCTACCGCCGCGACGACGGAACTGCTGGAGCGCATCGGAGGTCTCTACGCCGTTGAGGAGCAAGTGCGCGGCCAGCCGCCAGACGTCAGATGCAATGCACGGCAATCACAATCGAAGCCCCAGCTCGAAGAGCTGAGACGGCGGATGGAGGCCATCCGGCTTCAACTCTCAGCCAAGAGTTCGCTCGCGGTCGCGATCACCTATGCGCTCAAACGATGGGTCGCGCTGACCCGTTACATCGACGATGGGCGCCTGGAGATTGATAACCTCATTGCTGAACGCGCAATACGCGGCGTTGCCATAGGCCGCCGCAACTGGCTGTTCGCCGGCTCCAAGGCAGGCGGCGAACGTGCCGCCGCGATTTATTCCATCATTGAAACATGCAAGCTCAACGGCATCGAGCCTCTCCCCTATATCACCGATGTCATGCAGAAGATCGCCTCCGATTGGCCAAACAGTCGCATCGATGAACTCATGCCTTGGACATGGTCAAAGCCACAGCCAAAGGGCGCCTGA
- a CDS encoding LuxR family transcriptional regulator — protein sequence MSLAGDEYGRRTLDFVERVQRAQTHDEVRDLVIRELEWYGLPFVTSWSMPRPGDKRPEDVVALNTRPADYIEHYFQNNRVQHDPVITQLWRSLAPFTWEDLRTTRKLNKTERFIIDEAKDFGANDGVVVPIVSANGSIGIFSACGLLPNLSQRARSALEIIGIYSYHALQRTQVEDRRQQGEQYIPLTPREREIMRWVATGKSDDEIAAILTIGRETVTTHVENAKRKLNAARRTYAVVQALRYGEISL from the coding sequence ATGAGCTTAGCCGGTGACGAATATGGACGCCGAACGCTCGATTTCGTCGAACGTGTCCAAAGAGCTCAAACGCATGATGAGGTTCGTGATCTCGTGATCCGAGAACTCGAATGGTACGGGCTTCCTTTCGTGACGAGCTGGTCGATGCCCCGCCCCGGCGACAAGCGACCCGAGGATGTGGTTGCCCTAAACACCCGACCTGCTGATTACATCGAGCACTATTTTCAAAACAACCGTGTGCAGCATGATCCGGTCATCACTCAGCTGTGGCGTTCCCTGGCTCCTTTCACCTGGGAGGACCTGAGGACAACGCGGAAGCTGAACAAAACGGAGCGGTTCATCATTGATGAAGCTAAGGACTTCGGCGCCAACGACGGAGTGGTCGTTCCCATCGTCTCGGCTAACGGCTCTATCGGGATCTTCAGTGCTTGTGGCCTACTGCCTAATTTGTCTCAAAGAGCGCGCTCAGCACTCGAAATCATCGGCATCTATAGCTATCACGCACTTCAACGTACGCAGGTAGAAGATCGTCGCCAACAAGGAGAACAATACATACCGCTGACCCCGCGAGAACGCGAGATCATGCGATGGGTTGCTACTGGCAAGTCAGATGACGAAATAGCGGCAATCCTAACGATCGGGCGAGAGACTGTGACCACTCACGTGGAAAATGCCAAGCGAAAGCTCAACGCCGCTCGGCGCACTTATGCAGTGGTCCAGGCTTTAAGGTACGGCGAAATCTCTTTGTAA
- a CDS encoding acyl-homoserine-lactone synthase, with protein sequence MCLIIYGHEHSKYSRQLDQLFRIRYKVFVQERKWSLPSHNGFEIDQYDTTDAVYFISYGADGAIEASVRLTPTMQSSLLADYFPHLIETGDEPRSPHIYEATRYIVQPARKSRDALREAKARIFVPVVEWCLEQRLTHFQTVIDARALSSYLEISPQTGVLGLAHPFGGGPGAPGGGECMAIRWPINAQGLEDVRAFADPNRSHRGSERVQAEITMH encoded by the coding sequence ATGTGTTTAATTATATATGGGCACGAACATTCCAAATATTCACGGCAACTCGATCAGCTATTTCGCATCAGGTACAAAGTATTCGTTCAGGAACGTAAATGGTCATTGCCTTCACATAACGGATTCGAGATCGATCAATACGACACGACTGACGCCGTATATTTCATATCATACGGCGCAGATGGCGCGATCGAAGCCAGTGTACGCCTGACGCCGACGATGCAGTCGTCGCTCCTCGCGGATTATTTTCCGCACCTCATCGAAACGGGGGATGAGCCGCGATCGCCACATATTTACGAAGCAACACGCTACATTGTCCAGCCCGCGCGGAAATCGCGGGATGCGCTGCGAGAAGCGAAGGCGCGCATTTTCGTGCCGGTTGTCGAATGGTGCCTGGAGCAGCGGCTGACGCATTTTCAGACCGTGATCGACGCGAGGGCCCTGAGTTCTTACCTTGAAATAAGCCCCCAGACCGGGGTTCTCGGTCTCGCTCATCCCTTCGGAGGCGGCCCCGGCGCTCCCGGTGGCGGGGAATGTATGGCCATTCGTTGGCCTATCAACGCGCAGGGGCTGGAAGATGTCCGCGCCTTTGCAGATCCCAACAGATCGCATCGCGGCAGCGAGCGCGTACAAGCCGAAATCACAATGCATTGA
- a CDS encoding phytanoyl-CoA dioxygenase family protein produces MLFDEPGKADGRFLLDTGVAARHKPFNRICVHGAAPEIAGALLESERINFFGDQIFIKEPGTRERTAFHQDASYFDIEGDQCCVMWIPVDPVTAQTGGMMYVRGSHRQGQLYAPNVFVSHTPLPGSEGERLPNIEDHPNDFDIVQFDVEPGDILVHHYKTIHGAGGNLSRYQVRRAASLRYCGDDIRFKARPGTPRQLHHSNQLQDGEPLSGPDFPIVWRRDRSQDAA; encoded by the coding sequence TTGCTTTTCGACGAGCCGGGTAAGGCAGACGGCAGGTTTCTGCTGGATACCGGCGTCGCAGCGCGCCACAAGCCATTCAATCGGATTTGCGTACATGGCGCCGCTCCGGAAATTGCTGGCGCATTGCTCGAGTCAGAGCGCATCAATTTCTTTGGCGATCAGATCTTCATCAAGGAGCCGGGGACGCGCGAGCGAACCGCCTTCCACCAAGATGCATCTTATTTCGATATAGAGGGCGATCAGTGCTGCGTCATGTGGATCCCCGTCGATCCTGTAACCGCGCAGACGGGCGGAATGATGTATGTGCGCGGGTCACATCGGCAAGGGCAACTCTATGCCCCGAATGTGTTCGTGTCCCATACCCCGTTGCCGGGCAGCGAAGGCGAACGCCTGCCAAACATCGAAGACCATCCAAATGATTTTGACATCGTGCAATTCGATGTCGAACCGGGTGATATCCTAGTCCATCACTACAAGACGATTCATGGGGCGGGCGGGAATTTGAGCCGATACCAGGTTCGGCGCGCAGCCTCATTGCGCTACTGCGGCGACGACATTCGCTTTAAAGCAAGGCCAGGGACGCCGCGTCAGCTGCATCATTCGAACCAACTTCAAGACGGCGAGCCGCTGTCTGGCCCCGATTTTCCGATAGTCTGGAGACGCGACCGATCACAAGACGCAGCGTAA